The genomic interval GCCAGTCCTGCTCGGATTCCGGCGTCAGCAGTTTCGCCTCCTCGAATCCTTCGGCCAGCGCAAAGGCCCGGGCACCCTCACCTACCAGAAAGACATGCGGGGTCTTTTCCATCACGCGGCGAGCCACCGAAATCGGATGCACGAAGCCCTCCAGAAAAGCCACGGCCCCACAACGCCCCGTGCCCTCCATGATCGACGCGTCCAGCGTAACCCGACCGGTGACGTCCGGATAGCCGCCCACTCCGACCGTCCGCACATCAGGATCCGCCTCGACGACCCGCACGCCTTCCTCCACGGCATCCAGCAGGCTACCGCCCTGTTGCAACGCGCGCCAGGCGGCTTCAACGGCCATCTGTCCGTGATCCCAGGTCGCGACGGCTACTGGCAGTCGATGCCTTGCGGCGGGCGAACACCGAATGCCCAGCAACCCCAGCAGACCGGAGACTACCCCTAATTGAATCAGTTCTCTTCTCTGCATTGCAATAACGGATTTATCGAGGCTGCAAGGCACCGCAGCACCCCGCCCGCGTCCCCGCTGTACTCCCAGAACATCAGACCTCCCAGCCGATGCGCCCGCACGTAGGCCACCTTCTCGCCCAGCGACTGCGTATCCTCGTAGGAAATAAAAATTCGCTCCGTGGCATGCCACAGGTATGGCGCCCGCGCTTCTTCATCCCAGTAGCGCACGAAACCGCCCCGTCCGATGTAGTCACGCTGCAATGTGGCAAACGACAGCTCCTCCGTAAGCGACGCCTCGTAGGGCTGATACCGCCCGTTATGCTCCGGCCGCACGCCACGCCAGCCTCGCCCGTAGAACGGCACCCCGACCACCAGCTTCTCCCCCGGCACCCCCGCCGCCAGGTAGCGCCGAACGGCCTCGTCTACCGAAATCCCTTCCGGGTCCAGCGGCGACGGGTACAGGTTCGCGTGGTGCCCCGTGTGCGGCGTCCAGCTCCCGTGGAAATCATACGTCATCAGATTGATAAAATCCACCAGGGACTGCACCTGCTCTATTTCCACATGCTTCAGGTATTCCGGACCGGCCGCCGCCGCAATGGTCAGCAGGTAGGTTCGACCGTGCGCCTGCTCCAGCGAATCCAGCACCGCCCGCACCGATGCCAGCAGCCACGTGAAATGCTCCCGATCCTCCTCTCGATACACGTTGCCCTCGCCCGGCTGGCCCGGATACTCCCAGTCGATATCCAGCCCGTCCAGATCGAAGGCTACCAGCAACGAGCCCGCACTCTCTGCAAAGCGCTGGCGGGACGCCTCGGTCAGCGCCGCATCCGAGAAATAATCCGACCAGGTCCATCCCCCCACTGAGAGCAAGATCCGAGGGCCTTCCATGCCCCGCATTCCCACCAGTCGGCGCAATCGCACGCTGTCGTCCGACGTCTCCAGCACAACCCGACCGTCAGGGCGCACGTTTGCAAAGGCATAGTTCACGTGGGTCAGGCCGGACAGCTCCAGCGTCGGCAGGCTGTCCATCCGTGGTCCATACAGGTACCCCACGACGCGATAGTTCAGAGCCGGCTGCTCCTGAACACACCCCCAGAGCAACCACACTCCCAGGCATACCCATCCGATACGCATCGGCTGTAGTTGATTTAAGCTGCAGGGGAAACCACCGATTTATCGCAAGGTAGGCCTGGAGTTACGCTTATTGCAAAATATGTCAGTATTTTGGAACCGCTCCCCGTCCGAGATTTTCTTTTGTTGCACTATTGAATGTAATAAGTTTTATGTATAAATTCAGGTGCTGTCCCACCGCGAAGCACGGAGCCTTCCTTACAATGGATCTGGTAATGTTTATCAGCGGCCAGGGGAATCATGTCTTTAAAAAGCCAGGCCTTAAAGAAAAAGGCACGCAACATTTTTCGCATTGACGTGCACGCCACCCACGGCTGGCAGGTCCGCATCCAGCGGCAGAATCAGTCCTATACACAATTCTTTTCCGACAAGAAATACGGCTCTCCCGAGAAGGCATTCGAAGCCGCGCTGGCCTATCGCGATCAACTGTTGCAGGAGCTTCCGCCCCCGATCGATCCTACGGCCCGGTTGCGCACGCCAGAGGTTCGGCAAAAAGCGGCCGCATCGATCAACCGTTCCGGTGTGATCGGAATCGGCTTCAGCGTCAAGGTGACGCGACAGGGCATTCGTCGTCCCTATGTGCAGGGCTACTGGATCGACGCTGACGGCCGTCGTCGCGCCACCAGCCGGAGCATTGAAGCGCACGGCCTGAAAGGAGCACTCGAGCTGGTCTGCCGCAAACTGCACGAAGTACAGGCCAATCGGGGACTGAGTGTGGAGGAGATGGTGCAGCGTGCTCTGCCCACGCTGGAAAAGCTCTACCGAGAGGCGCAACGTGACCGATAATTTTCTCCGGCTCGACGCTTAAGTTGCTCCGGCTTCCGGCCGATACTTTCCCCGGAACACGCAAGGCCCGTGTTCTCGTGGATGGGGACGCAGCAGGTCCGCTCTCGCAAGGGGGCGGGCCTGCTGCGTTTATGACCCGGATGGCACGGTCTCCACGCTGCCGGCCACCACGGTGTGCAGGGCCTCTGGATTCAGGTAGCGCTGCACGACCTCGTTGACCTGCGGGCGCGTGACGGCGCGGATTTCTTCGGGGTAGCGATCCAGGTAGCCGGGCCCGAAGCCACGCTCGATGTTGATCAGCAGTGCCGTGGCCAGTCCGGCCGTCGTGCTCAGGCCGGTCTGGAACAGTCCGGTCAGCGTGTCCTTCTTTTCAGCTAGTTCTTCCTCGGTCACGCCCTCCTCCACGAAGCGCCGTACCTGGGCCAGCGTGGCGGCAATGCCTTCCTCCAGACGCTCCTGGCTCAGCGTTACTTCGATCTCGAAGTGACCGTCGTGCTCCGTCGAGATCCCTTCCAGCGCGGCGTGGATGCCGTAGGTCAGCCCCTGCTCGTCGCGCACGGTCGCCATCAGGCGGGCTGAAAAGTTGCCGCCCAGGATGTAGGTGCCCACGTAAAGCGGGATGTAATCGGGATGCTGACGCCGGAGCGGCACGGCATGGCCCATGAGCACGTCCAGATTCTGCCGATCCGGCACGTGGATCTGGACCCGATCCGGCGGCTGCGGGGCGGCATCGGCCGCAAAGCGCGGCGTCGCGGCATGCGGCGGCCAGTCGGCAAACGCTTCCCGCACCAGCGGCTCGGCCGCCTCGGGCTGCACGTTGCCCACCAGCACCAGGATCAGTTCGTTCGCCCCGAAGTGGGCGGCGTGGTAGGCCCGCACGTCTTCGAGCGTCAGCGTGGCCAGGCGTTCCAGCTCGGCTTCCGGATCGCGCCGGTAGTTCGGATGCGCGGGCGGATAGAGACGCTGGCTCAAGGCAATACGGGCGCGTGCGCTCGTCTGCTCCAGTTGCTGCTGGAGCTGCGCCTGCACGTGCAGGCGGGCCTTTTCGAACTCTTCGGGATCGAAGCGGGGTTCGCGGAGCTGCTCGGCCAGCAGCGGCAGCACGTCGGCCAGATGTCGCCGGAGCATGCGTCCGGCAAATTCAACACGTGAGCCCTTGCTCGTAAAGCTCAGGTGCGCGCCCCGGTCTTCCAGCAGGCGCGCCAGTTCGAAGCGATCGCGGCGGCGCGTGCCCCGGTCCAGCATGGCAACGGAGAGCCGCTGCAGGAGCGTCTCGCCGGCCGCGAAGTCCGGCCAGGTGCGAAACGAGCCGCGGAGCGTCACCACCTGCTCCACGGGCATCGGCAGCACATAGAGCCGGCAGGGACCGGCCGCAACTTCCACAACCCGTTCGGCGAACGTCCGTGTCATGGCCTTTCAGGAGTTTTGCGGGATGTACCAGCCCACCGTACGCGCGGTCTCGATCAGGTAGGTCTGCGCCACGCGCTGCACGTCGTCGGGCGTGACGCGGCCGATTCGATCCAGATAGGTGGCGTAGAGTTTCCAGTCGCCGAGTGCGATCGCTTCGTTGAGCTGCGCGGCGATCGCAAAGGGACCGTCCCGGCCATAGGCCTCCAGCGCGGTGAGTTGCTCGCGAGCGCGGGCGACTTCCTCCTCGGTCACCCCCTCGCGGGCCACGCGGTCCAACTCCTCCAGCAGCACGGCTTCCACCTCGGCGTGCGTCTTGCCCGGTGCCAGGCGGGCGACCACGTAGAACAGACCGGGGTCGCGGTGCCGCTCGTTGGCCGCCACCACCAGCGTGGTCAGTCCCGTATCCGTCAGGCGCCGATAGAGGCGGCTATTTCGGCCATGAGAAAGCAGCGTGGCCAGCACATCGAGCGCGTCGGCGTCCGGCTCCAGCCCGGCCGGTGCCTTGAAGGCCACCATGACCAGCCCGAGCTGGCCGGCCTGCCGTACCGTCACGCGGCGCTCGCCCCGCTGCACGGGTTCGCGCGTCCACACCGGCGGGATCGGATGCGGAGCCCGCGGAATGCGCCCGAAGTGCTCGCGCACCAGCGCCAGCGCCGCTTCGGGCTCGAAGTCGCCGATGATTGAGACCGTGGCATTGTCGGGCCAGTAATAGGTGTCGTAGAAATGGCGGAGCGCCTCGGCCGTCATGTTCTCCACGTCGCTGCGCCAGCCGATCGTCGGATGGCGGTAGGGATGCGCCACGAAGGCCACGCTCCAGACCGCGTGATACAGGTTGCGGAGCGGGTCGTTTTCGCCCCGATCCATCTCGTTCAGGATCACGGTGCGCTCGGCCTCCACGTCTTCGGGACGAATCAGGGCGCCGCGCATGCGATCCGCTTCGATCTCGACGGCCAGTGCCAGATGCTCGCGGGGCAGCAACGCATAGTAGTTCGTGCGATCCAGCCAGGTGGTCGCGTTCACCTGGGCGCCCACGCGCTGGAGCACCTGAAAGACCGAGGTCCCCCGCGCCTTGTTGAAGCGCTCGGTGCCTTTAAACATCAGATGCTCCAGCATATGCGTGGCGCCGGTCAGGCCCGTCGGCTCGTTCCGGCTTCCCACGTGGTAGGTGACCATGAAGGTCACCACCGGCACCACGTTCTGGGGCATCAGCAGCACCTGAAGGTCGTTCGCGTCCAGGCGATAGGCTTCAATGCCGCCGACGGCTTCCTCAAAGGTAAAGCCCTCCACCCGGCGGCCGGTCTTCTGAGCTACTTCCGATACAGCCATACGTGTCCCTTCGTTTACTGCGCTTCAGTGGGCATCCAGCCAGTTGTCGCCGACGCCGATGTCCACCTCAATGGGCACACCTTCCAGCGGCAGGGCCTGCTTCATCTCCTGCTCGACCAGTCGGCGCACGGGCTCCACCTCTTCGGGGGGCATCTCGAAGACCAGCTCGTCGTGCACCTGGAGCAGCATCTTGGCCCGGTAGCCCTCCCGCTGCAGCCGGTGGTAGATGTGCACCATGGCCAGCTTGATCATGTCGGCCTGCGTGCCCTGGATGGGCATGTTCACGGCGATGCGTTCGGCCATCGAGCGCTCGGCCCGGTTGCGGGAGTTGATGTTCGGCACATAGCGGCGGCGGCCCAGCAGCGTCTCGACGTAGCCCTTCCGGCGGGCCTCTTCGACGACGCGGTGCAGGTAGCGCGTCACGCCCGGAAAGGCCCGCTGGTATTCTTCGATAAGCTCCTGTGCCTCGCGCGTGGAGCAGCGAAGCCGCTGTGCCAGCCCCCAGGCCGAAATCCCGTAGGGAATGCCGTAGTTGACCATCTTGGCACGGCGGCGCTGCTCGGGCGTCACCTGCTCGGGCGGCACCTTGAAGACGCGGGCCGCCGTGGCCGTATGGATGTCCTGTCCCTCCAGAAAAGCCCGGCGAAGCGCCTCGTCGCCGCTCAACGCGGCCAGAATGCGAAGTTCGATCTGGACGTAGTCGGCCGAGAGCAGCTTCCAGCCCGGCCGCGGCACAAACGCCCTGCGGATCTCCCGCCCCATCTCGGTGCGTACCGGGATGTTCTGCAGGTTCGGGTTGCTCGAGGAAAGCCGCCCGGTGGCCGTTACCGTCTGGTTGAACGTGGTGTGGATGCGGCCGGTCTCCGGGTGGATGAGCGGCTCGAGGCCGTCCACGTAGGTGCTTTTGAGCTTGGCCAGATGCCGCCAGTCCAGGATCAGGCCGGGAAGTGGATGCTGCGTGGCCAGCTCCTGCAGCACGCTCTCTTTGGTGGAAGGCCGGCCGGTGCTGGTACGCGCCCGCGGCTTCAACCCGAGCTTCTTGAATAAGACGTCCGCCAGCTGTTGCGGCGAGCCGATGTTGAATTCGACACCGGCCACCTCATAGATCTTCGCCTCCAGTTCGTGAAGCTCCGCTTCGAGTTGCTTACCGATTTCCCGGAGCACCGTGCGATCGATGCAGATGCCCGTCCGCTCCATGTCGGCCAGCACCTCGATGAGCGGAAACTCCATTTCCTCGGCGATATGCCGGAGCCCGTGTCGATCCAGCTCGGCGGCCAGCACGTCGGCCAGCTGCAGCGCAATGTCCGTGTCTTCACAGGCGTAGGGCCCCACCTCGTCGATCGACACATCGCGCATGGACTTCTGGTCGCGGCCCGAGCCGATCAGCTCCGTGATGGAAACCATCTGATAGCGAAGGTACTGGCGGGCCAGCACGTCCAAATTGTGCAGCTCCTCGGGCGCAATCAGGTAGTGCGCCACCATCGTATCGAAGTACGGGGGCGGGACTTCGACGCCGTGCCGCGCCAGCACCACCAGATCGTACTTCAGGTTCTGACCGACTTTGCGCTGCGCCCGTCGGAGGATCGGCGCCAGTCGCTCGAGCACCGTCTCGGTCGGCGTGCCGTCCGGCAGCGGTGTGGGCACGTAGTAGCCCTGGCCTTTCTCCCAGGAAAAGGCAATGCCCACCAGCGAGGCCCACATGGCCTCGGTCGAGGTCGTCTCCGTGTCGATGGCCAGCCGCTCGAGTCCGTCCAGCTGCGTCACGAGTTCGTCGAGTTGCTGGCGGTTGCGGACGATCCGGTAGTCCGCCTTTTCCGGATCGTACACCTGAAGCGGCTCGTAGGGCCCGAAGTCGAACTCCGGCTCGGTCTCCGCTTCGAGTGCCTCATCCAAGGCGGCTTCGCCGTTCACAATGCCGGCCAGTCCGCCCTCCCGGATGCGCCGCACCAGCGAGTCGAACTCCAGCTCCTGAAAGATCTGCAGCAGACGGGGCAGATCGGGCCGGGCGCGATGGAACGTCTCCCAGCGAATGCGCAACGGCACATCGGTCCGGATCGTAACCAGTCGCTTCGAGAGGAGCGCTTCCTCGCGGTGGTTCAGGAGCCCCTCGCGGGCGCGCTTCCCTTTCACCTCTTCAGCGTGCGCCAGCAGGTTTTCGACCGAGCCGTACTGCTGAATAAGCTGCACGGCGGTCTTTTCGCCGATGCCCGGCACGCCCGGCACGTTGTCGCTCGGATCGCCCATGAGAGCCAGCACGTCGATGAACTGGTGCGGCTCCAGGCCGTAGGTCTCCCGGAAGGTCTCGATGGTAATCAGGTCGAAGGTTTCGCCGCGCCGTGCCGGTTTGTAGATGGAAATGCGTGGGCTCAGCAGTTGCAGAAAGTCCTTGTCAGGCGAGACGATCACCACGTCGATGCCGTGCGCCTCGGCCCGACGGGCCAGCGTTCCAATCACGTCGTCTGCCTCGACGCCCGGCTCCTCGATGACGGGAATGTCCAGCGCCCGGACGATCTCCTTGATCCAGGGCAGGTTGGCCAGCAGATCTTCCGGCGGCGGCTCCCGGTGGGCCTTGTATTCCTCATAGATTGCTTCGCGAAACGTGCCCTCCTCCCCGCCGGCGTCGAAGACCACGGCCATGTAGTCCATGCCGTGTTCTTCGATCAGCTTCAGAAGGGAGGTCGTAAAACCGTAGGCGGCCGAGGTGTTCTGGCCCTTCGAGTTGACAAGCGGCCGGCTGATGAACACGTAGTGCGCCCGATAGGCCAGCGCCATGGCATCGATCAGGTACAGGCGCTGCATGTCGGGCGGCGGCCGATCGACTTCCTGCTCCGGGAACAGACTGAGCTGGTCTTCTTTTTGCACGGGCGTTCCAGATCGATCCAACAGAAACGTATCGCCAAAAGTTAAAAAGGTCGGGGAAAGTTAGTTCCTCGGAAAGCGTTATATTGGGGCTGATTTTTCGGAGCACACATTCGAGGCAGCACAGCATGTCGGAGAAAACACCACCTGTGATCCATCGGCCGGAGGTCGTGCTGGTGACCGGAGGGGCCGGCTTTATCGGGTCGAATTTTCTGCTCTACATGGTACCCCGCTATCCCGAAGTGCAGTTCATCAACCTGGACAGCCTGACCTACGCGGGCAACCTGCTCAACCTGCGGGACATCGAAGACGCGCCGAACTATCGGTTCGTGCGGGGCGACGTGGCCGATGCGCCGCTGGTGGAGCGGTTGTTCCGGGAGCATGGCATCACCACGGTGGTGCATTTTGCCGCCGAGAGCCACGTGGACCGCTCCATTATGACGCCGCTGTCGTTCGTGCTGACGAACACGGTGGGCACCGTCACGCTGCTCGAAGCGGCGCGTAAGGCCTGGGGCGACCACGCCGATCCCGAACGCTTCCGGTTCTATCACATC from Rhodothermus marinus carries:
- a CDS encoding AP2 domain-containing protein, whose product is MSLKSQALKKKARNIFRIDVHATHGWQVRIQRQNQSYTQFFSDKKYGSPEKAFEAALAYRDQLLQELPPPIDPTARLRTPEVRQKAAASINRSGVIGIGFSVKVTRQGIRRPYVQGYWIDADGRRRATSRSIEAHGLKGALELVCRKLHEVQANRGLSVEEMVQRALPTLEKLYREAQRDR
- a CDS encoding M16 family metallopeptidase — its product is MTRTFAERVVEVAAGPCRLYVLPMPVEQVVTLRGSFRTWPDFAAGETLLQRLSVAMLDRGTRRRDRFELARLLEDRGAHLSFTSKGSRVEFAGRMLRRHLADVLPLLAEQLREPRFDPEEFEKARLHVQAQLQQQLEQTSARARIALSQRLYPPAHPNYRRDPEAELERLATLTLEDVRAYHAAHFGANELILVLVGNVQPEAAEPLVREAFADWPPHAATPRFAADAAPQPPDRVQIHVPDRQNLDVLMGHAVPLRRQHPDYIPLYVGTYILGGNFSARLMATVRDEQGLTYGIHAALEGISTEHDGHFEIEVTLSQERLEEGIAATLAQVRRFVEEGVTEEELAEKKDTLTGLFQTGLSTTAGLATALLINIERGFGPGYLDRYPEEIRAVTRPQVNEVVQRYLNPEALHTVVAGSVETVPSGS
- a CDS encoding glycoside hydrolase family 18 protein, with amino-acid sequence MRIGWVCLGVWLLWGCVQEQPALNYRVVGYLYGPRMDSLPTLELSGLTHVNYAFANVRPDGRVVLETSDDSVRLRRLVGMRGMEGPRILLSVGGWTWSDYFSDAALTEASRQRFAESAGSLLVAFDLDGLDIDWEYPGQPGEGNVYREEDREHFTWLLASVRAVLDSLEQAHGRTYLLTIAAAAGPEYLKHVEIEQVQSLVDFINLMTYDFHGSWTPHTGHHANLYPSPLDPEGISVDEAVRRYLAAGVPGEKLVVGVPFYGRGWRGVRPEHNGRYQPYEASLTEELSFATLQRDYIGRGGFVRYWDEEARAPYLWHATERIFISYEDTQSLGEKVAYVRAHRLGGLMFWEYSGDAGGVLRCLAASINPLLQCREEN
- a CDS encoding M16 family metallopeptidase; this encodes MAVSEVAQKTGRRVEGFTFEEAVGGIEAYRLDANDLQVLLMPQNVVPVVTFMVTYHVGSRNEPTGLTGATHMLEHLMFKGTERFNKARGTSVFQVLQRVGAQVNATTWLDRTNYYALLPREHLALAVEIEADRMRGALIRPEDVEAERTVILNEMDRGENDPLRNLYHAVWSVAFVAHPYRHPTIGWRSDVENMTAEALRHFYDTYYWPDNATVSIIGDFEPEAALALVREHFGRIPRAPHPIPPVWTREPVQRGERRVTVRQAGQLGLVMVAFKAPAGLEPDADALDVLATLLSHGRNSRLYRRLTDTGLTTLVVAANERHRDPGLFYVVARLAPGKTHAEVEAVLLEELDRVAREGVTEEEVARAREQLTALEAYGRDGPFAIAAQLNEAIALGDWKLYATYLDRIGRVTPDDVQRVAQTYLIETARTVGWYIPQNS
- the polA gene encoding DNA polymerase I, translated to MQKEDQLSLFPEQEVDRPPPDMQRLYLIDAMALAYRAHYVFISRPLVNSKGQNTSAAYGFTTSLLKLIEEHGMDYMAVVFDAGGEEGTFREAIYEEYKAHREPPPEDLLANLPWIKEIVRALDIPVIEEPGVEADDVIGTLARRAEAHGIDVVIVSPDKDFLQLLSPRISIYKPARRGETFDLITIETFRETYGLEPHQFIDVLALMGDPSDNVPGVPGIGEKTAVQLIQQYGSVENLLAHAEEVKGKRAREGLLNHREEALLSKRLVTIRTDVPLRIRWETFHRARPDLPRLLQIFQELEFDSLVRRIREGGLAGIVNGEAALDEALEAETEPEFDFGPYEPLQVYDPEKADYRIVRNRQQLDELVTQLDGLERLAIDTETTSTEAMWASLVGIAFSWEKGQGYYVPTPLPDGTPTETVLERLAPILRRAQRKVGQNLKYDLVVLARHGVEVPPPYFDTMVAHYLIAPEELHNLDVLARQYLRYQMVSITELIGSGRDQKSMRDVSIDEVGPYACEDTDIALQLADVLAAELDRHGLRHIAEEMEFPLIEVLADMERTGICIDRTVLREIGKQLEAELHELEAKIYEVAGVEFNIGSPQQLADVLFKKLGLKPRARTSTGRPSTKESVLQELATQHPLPGLILDWRHLAKLKSTYVDGLEPLIHPETGRIHTTFNQTVTATGRLSSSNPNLQNIPVRTEMGREIRRAFVPRPGWKLLSADYVQIELRILAALSGDEALRRAFLEGQDIHTATAARVFKVPPEQVTPEQRRRAKMVNYGIPYGISAWGLAQRLRCSTREAQELIEEYQRAFPGVTRYLHRVVEEARRKGYVETLLGRRRYVPNINSRNRAERSMAERIAVNMPIQGTQADMIKLAMVHIYHRLQREGYRAKMLLQVHDELVFEMPPEEVEPVRRLVEQEMKQALPLEGVPIEVDIGVGDNWLDAH